Part of the Salinigranum rubrum genome is shown below.
GCCTTCAAGGACCTCTTCGATGACCTCGTCGCCGAGGGCTACTCACGGGTCGAAGTCGACGGCGAGGAGTACGACCTCGCGTACGAGAAGCCCGAGTTGGACGAGAACTACGACCACACGGTCGACGTGGTGGTCGACCGCGTGAAGGTCTCGAACGAGGCGCGGTCGCGCATCACCGACTCGGTCGAGACGTCGCTCGAAGAGGCCGACGGCGTCCTGAAGGTCATCCTCCCCGACCCGCCCGAAGGCGTGCACCTCGGCGTCGAGAGCCGCTCGACGGGCGACCTCGCGGGCGAGGGCGACTCCAGGCTCGTGGTGGAGTTCTCCGAGAGCCTCGCCTGCACCCACTGCGGCATCGACTTCTCCGAGATAGAGACGCGGTCGTTCTCGTTTAACTCCCCGCACGGAGCCTGTCCCGCGTGTGAGGGCATCGGCAACACGAAGGAGGTCGACGAGGACCTCGTCGTCACCGACCCCTCCCAGCCGATCAAACACGTCTTCGAGCCGTGGAGCTACAACCGGTCGTACTACCGCACGCGACTCGACTCGGTGGCCCGGCACTTCGGCGTCTCGGTGTCGACGCCGTTCGAGGAACTCGCCCCCGAGGTCCGGCGGCAGTTCCTCTACGGCACCGACGAGGAGGTGGTGTTCGAGCGCCAGACGAAGAACGGCACGCGACGGAAGACGAAGCGGTTCGAGGGCGTCATCCCCAACCTCGAACGCCGACACGTCGAGACGGACTCGGAGTCGACCCGCGACCACATCGAGAAGTACATGGCCGTCACCACCTGTCCGGCCTGCGACGGGACGCGGCTGAAGCCGCAGTCGCGTTCCGTGCTGGTGCAGGGGACGTCGATCACCGAGGTCAACCGGATGAGCATCGGCGACGCCCTCGACCACTTCGAGGGGATGGAAGCGGAGATGGGCGAGCGCCAGCGGACCATCGCCGAGGAGATTCTGAAGGAGATCCGCGCACGCCTCGGCTTCATGTGCGAAGTCGGGTTAGAGTACCTCACGCTCGACCGCGAGGCCTCTACTCTCTCCGGCGGGGAGAGCCAGCGCATCCGCCTCGCGACGCAAGTCGGCTCCGGACTCGTGGGCGTGCTGTACGTGCTCGACGAGCCCTCCATCGGACTGCACCAGCGCGACAACGACCGCCTGCTCAACACCTTAGAGGGGCTCAGAGACCTCGGCAACACCCTCATCGTCGTCGAACACGACGAGGAGACGATGCGCCGCGCCGACAACATCATCGACATGGGCCCGGGGCCGGGCAAGCGCGGGGGCGAGGTCGTCGCCCAGGGCGACTTCGACGAGGTCTGTGCGACCGACGACTCCGTCACCGCCGACTACCTCTCGGGACGGAAGTCCATCCCGGTGCCCGAGGAGCGCCGCGAGTCCTCCGGCACCCTCTCTATCCTGGGTGCCCGCCAGCACAACCTGAAGGACCTCGACGTCGACCTCCCGCTCGGGACCTTTACGGCGGTTACGGGCGTCTCGGGGTCGGGCAAGTCGACGCTGATACACGACATCCTGTACAAGGGACTCGCCCGCCGGATGAACGACAACACCTCCGTCGACCCGGGCGAGCACGACGGCATCGACGGGATGGACGAGATAGAGACGGTGCGGCTCATCGACCAGTCGCCCATCGGCCGTACTCCCCGATCCAACCCCGCGACCTACACGGGCGTGTTCGACTACGTCCGCGAACTGTTCGCCGAGACCAAACTGGCGAAACAGCGCGGCTACAAGAAGGGCCGCTTCTCGTTCAACGTCAAGGGCGGGCGGTGTGAGGCCTGCGGCGGGCAGGGGACCGTCAAAATCGAGATGAACTTCCTCTCGGACGTGTACGTCCCCTGCGAGGAGTGCAATGGCGACCGGTACAACGACGAGACGCTCGACGTGACGTACAAGGGGAAGACCATCGCCGACGTCCTCCAGATGGAGGTGGACGAGGCACACGAGTTCTTCGAGGCCAACTCCCAGATCCGCCGCCGGCTGAAACTCCTGAAGGACGTCGGCCTCGGCTACATGCGGCTGGGACAGCCCTCGACCACCCTCTCGGGCGGGGAGGCCCAGCGCGTGAAACTCGCCGAGGAACTGGGGAAGAGAGACTCGGGGAACACCCTCTACCTCCTCGACGAACCGACCACGGGGCTCCACAAGGAGGACGAACGGAAGCTCATCGACGTCCTCCACCGCCTCGTCGACAACGGCAACACCGTCGTCGTCATCGAGCACGAGCTCGACCTCGTGAAGAACGCCGACCGCATCATCGACCTGGGTCCCGAAGGCGGCGAGAACGGCGGTGACATCGTCGCGCAGGGCACGCCCGAGGCGGTGGCCCGAACGGACGAATCCCACACGGGCCGGTACCTCCGCGACCTCCTGCCCGCAATCGACGAGGAGGGACCGCGCTCGGACCGACTCCGAAAGCCGGCGAAGGCGGCGACCGACGACGACTGAACCGGCGACCGCCAGCGCTTTTCGCCTCCGGGGGCGCGCCCCGCTGCAGATATTCGAGTGGTATGTATGGATAGTTATATGTCGTGTCGTGGTGAGTGTTGCCACATGACACGTGTTCTCAAGACGTCCGGTTTCCTGGGCCTGACGGCGATGATGCTCGTCGGGATGTACCAGCACTCGCTCGTCGCGGGTGGCGGCGGCGCACCGAGTTGGATGGTCGGCGGGCACGCCCACCTCGGCGTGCTCTCCATCCTCGCCATCGTGATGGGCTTCGCCGTCGACGCGTTCTCGATGACCGGGTCGCTTCGCTCCGCGGTGACGGGGCTGTTCGTGCTCGGCCAGTGGCTCCTCCCCGTGAGCGTGTGGGTCGGCGTCGGCTTCGGCGTCACCATCCTCCTGCCGGCCATCTTCCTGTGGGGGCTCTGTCTCATCGTCGCCATGCTCATCATGGTCTGGCAGGCGGCGACGGCCGACGTCGGTCGAGGCGGTCCGTCTCACGGCGTCGCACCGGCCGACGACTGAGGCGGCTGTCGTCGTCGGGACCGGTCGTCACCTGTGGTGATCTGCCATGTCCGGGGAGGACTCACAGCGGGTCCCGTGGTTCCCCGGCTTTTTGTTCGTGGCCGTCGGGACACCGTCTATGCCCTCCCGCTCGCTCCTCGACCTCCTCCTCGCGTTCGTCGGCTGGTTCCTGCTCCTCGTCCTTCCGGTGAGCGTCGTCGTCGACGTGCTCTCGATGTCGGTCGCGGGTGTCTCCGACCTCGCACTGGTAGCCGCGCTCGCCGTCCCGACCGCGACGTGGTTCTGGTGGTCGGGCCGTCCCGTCGGCCCGCTCGGCGCGTGGTTCTTCTGGACCGTCGCGCTGACGCTCGCGCTCGGCCTCCCCCTCATGGTCACCCTCGCCGCCTTCGACGCCGCACTGACGACGGGGAGCCTCCCCGCGCGCGTCCTCACCGTCGTGTTCGTGACCGTCGTCTACGCCGGCGCGTACGCGCTCGGCTATCTGGGCTGGGCGTCGCGCCTCCGGGGGGAGAGTGGGACCGGTGCCGAGTCCGACGGGTAGTCCCGTCGGAACTACATTGAAGCGGGCCTGGCCACAACCTCCCGTTCGATGCTCGGAGACTTCGAACGGGAACGAGTCGACTGCGGCGAGGCCGAACTCGCCCTCGAACGGGGCGGCGACGGGCCACCGCTGCTCCTGCTGCACGGCTACCCCAGACCCGCGCCGCCTGGCACGAAATCGCCCCGGAACTGGCTGAACGGTTCACGGTCGTCGCCCCCGACCTCCGGGGGTACGGCGACAGTCGCGGTCCGAGCGACCCCGAGACGGCCGACTACTCCAATCGCGTGATGGCCGCGGACCTCGTCGCCATGATGGAGTCGCTCGGGTTCGACGCGTTCGGACTCGTCGGCCACGACCGCGGGGCGCGCGTCGGCTACCGCCTCGCACTGGACCACCCCGGGCGAGTGGCGCAGTTAGCGGTCCTCGACATCGTCCCGACGCTCGAAACGGCGGAGATGATGGACTACGCGTACGCGAAGCAGATGTACCACTGGCTGTTCCTGGCACAGCCACACCCGGTGCCGGAGACGCTCATCAACCACGACCCGGCGTTTTACGTCGACCACCTCATCGAGCGCTGGGCCGCTTCGCCGGACGCGCTCGACCCCGCGGCCGTCGCGGCGTACCACCGCGCCTTCGCGGACGAGCGGGTCGTCCGCGCGAGCTGTGAGGACTACCGCGCCGGGCTGAGCGTCGACCTCGACCACGACCGCGCCTCCCGCGAGGCGGGCGACCGGATCGAGTGTCCGGTGCTGGCGCTCTGGGGGGACGCCTCCGGCACGGTGTCGTTCGACCCGCTCGACGTGTGGGAGCGGTGGGCCGAGTCGGTCGAGGGGCGGGGACTCTCGTGTGGGCACTTCGTGATGGAGGAAGCGCCCGAACGCACCCTCGAAGCACTCGACGCGTTCTTGGTGTAGGTCGCGTTCGTCGCCCCCGTCGACTCACCCGAACACCGTCCGGACGGCGTCGGCCATCGCGTTCACGCGCGCGCCGTGTTCGTACTCGTGGCGGATGCCGTTGGTGACGTACGCCATCGCCAGTTCTCCCGACTGGCCCCACCCGACGATGCTGCCGAGGCCGCCGTGGCCGAACACGGTCCGCGGCGAGAGCGACCCGTACTTGTCCCACGCCGTGCCCCCGCACTCGAACCCCAACGCGTACCGACGGGGCACGCCCATCGTCCCGTCGTGTTCGACCTCCGCCTGGCAGGTCGTCGCCTCGGCGACCGTCTCCTCCTCCAGGACCCGAACCCCGTCGAGTTCCCCGCCGTTCGCGAGACAGGCGTAAAAGCGCGCCATGTCCCGGGCGGTGCCGATGCCCGTCGCCGCGGGGACCACTGCCCGCTGGACCGACTCCTGATCGAACAGCGCCGCGGCGTCTTTCGTGCCCGTGTCGAGTCCCGCCCCCGACTCCCGACACGAGTCGTACGGCTCGAAGCCGACGAGCGTCGCCACTTCGTCACCCGAGACGTCGTCGGGGAGGCCGATGCTCGTGTCGTCCATGCCCAGCGGCTCGAACACGTGCTCGCGGGCGTACTCGTCGACGGGGGTTCCGGACACGCGACGGACGAGTTCACCC
Proteins encoded:
- a CDS encoding alpha/beta fold hydrolase, producing the protein MRRGRTRPRTGRRRATAAPAARLPQTRAAWHEIAPELAERFTVVAPDLRGYGDSRGPSDPETADYSNRVMAADLVAMMESLGFDAFGLVGHDRGARVGYRLALDHPGRVAQLAVLDIVPTLETAEMMDYAYAKQMYHWLFLAQPHPVPETLINHDPAFYVDHLIERWAASPDALDPAAVAAYHRAFADERVVRASCEDYRAGLSVDLDHDRASREAGDRIECPVLALWGDASGTVSFDPLDVWERWAESVEGRGLSCGHFVMEEAPERTLEALDAFLV
- a CDS encoding serine hydrolase domain-containing protein, whose protein sequence is MSPSPFDASGLERVRQLFDAHLDAGLHHGAQLAVYDGTTPVLDVAGGVIGPEGRETTTAQKHLLFSCTKPYAGACLHHLRDRGLVDYDDRVVDHWPAFDRGDDGKAAVTVRHVLSHQAGLPTTGFEERPEEWGDWDRAVEAMEDADLVFAPGETAAYHSLSYGFLVGELVRRVSGTPVDEYAREHVFEPLGMDDTSIGLPDDVSGDEVATLVGFEPYDSCRESGAGLDTGTKDAAALFDQESVQRAVVPAATGIGTARDMARFYACLANGGELDGVRVLEEETVAEATTCQAEVEHDGTMGVPRRYALGFECGGTAWDKYGSLSPRTVFGHGGLGSIVGWGQSGELAMAYVTNGIRHEYEHGARVNAMADAVRTVFG
- the uvrA gene encoding excinuclease ABC subunit UvrA, whose product is MSKDFIEVRGAEEHNLKDLDVQIPREQFTVVTGLSGSGKSSLAFETIYAEGQRRYIESLSAYARNFLGQMDKPQVESVEGLSPAISIDQKNAANNPRSTVGTVTELHDYLRLLYARVGTPHCPECGREVGEQSASNMVSRVLSLPEGTRAKLCAPVVRDQKGAFKDLFDDLVAEGYSRVEVDGEEYDLAYEKPELDENYDHTVDVVVDRVKVSNEARSRITDSVETSLEEADGVLKVILPDPPEGVHLGVESRSTGDLAGEGDSRLVVEFSESLACTHCGIDFSEIETRSFSFNSPHGACPACEGIGNTKEVDEDLVVTDPSQPIKHVFEPWSYNRSYYRTRLDSVARHFGVSVSTPFEELAPEVRRQFLYGTDEEVVFERQTKNGTRRKTKRFEGVIPNLERRHVETDSESTRDHIEKYMAVTTCPACDGTRLKPQSRSVLVQGTSITEVNRMSIGDALDHFEGMEAEMGERQRTIAEEILKEIRARLGFMCEVGLEYLTLDREASTLSGGESQRIRLATQVGSGLVGVLYVLDEPSIGLHQRDNDRLLNTLEGLRDLGNTLIVVEHDEETMRRADNIIDMGPGPGKRGGEVVAQGDFDEVCATDDSVTADYLSGRKSIPVPEERRESSGTLSILGARQHNLKDLDVDLPLGTFTAVTGVSGSGKSTLIHDILYKGLARRMNDNTSVDPGEHDGIDGMDEIETVRLIDQSPIGRTPRSNPATYTGVFDYVRELFAETKLAKQRGYKKGRFSFNVKGGRCEACGGQGTVKIEMNFLSDVYVPCEECNGDRYNDETLDVTYKGKTIADVLQMEVDEAHEFFEANSQIRRRLKLLKDVGLGYMRLGQPSTTLSGGEAQRVKLAEELGKRDSGNTLYLLDEPTTGLHKEDERKLIDVLHRLVDNGNTVVVIEHELDLVKNADRIIDLGPEGGENGGDIVAQGTPEAVARTDESHTGRYLRDLLPAIDEEGPRSDRLRKPAKAATDDD